A region of the Clostridium sp. AN503 genome:
ATATAACCTTATTATTGCTCCACAAACCTTGCTGCGCCCTGCATCCAGATCTGCCCCTTAAATCTGCGTCCCACCCTCGGCTCTCCCACCAGATCCCTTTTCGCAACGCCCACATGGAATACCATATCGTTGCAGTCAAGAGTCAGGTCATATACTTCCTCGCCGGTTACGCGGTTCTGCTTCACATCAATACGGGTGATCTCGCCTATGACCGAATACTGGTCACACTCGATCCCGCAGGGCATAAAACAGGAATCCACGATGGAATAGATATCCTCTTTCATCACCCGCCTGGATATCTGAGAATACATATCAATATCCTCGATGGTCAGCGTCTCCATGGCGTCCTCGTCGCCATTCTTGGCAGCCTCCAAAAGGCTGTTGCGGTCCTTGGTGGCAACCCGCGCCATCTCGATCTGCTTCCTGGTCTTGTGCAGGGGAAGCAGGATCTTGCCCTCCATGGCAAGCCCCGTCAAGTTCACCGACTCCACCTTTCTGGACATCCTGTCCAGCTTCCTCTCCCGGTACTCAAATCCGTTCTCCAGATAAAAGATCAGGGATATCCCTACACGGTATTCATCCAAAAGCCCCGCGTACGTTTCCTTCTCCGTGTGACGCTGGATGGAACAGTCGGCAGTGGACGACACATCGCTTCCTGCCAGGTACGGATAATAATACTCCCGTTTAAACACGCCGTGCTCATCTGTCTCTCCCATCATCACCAAACCCATCCCCGGCGCCACTTCCGCCCTGACCTCACAGAGGTTGGTATCCGTATCTATCTGTATCCGCCGCCGCGTTCCCGTCTGTTCCAGCTCCGCAAGCAGCTTCTCTATCTCTCTTTTCTTCTGGTATGTGCTGAATCCAATGCTTCTCAAAAACCTGTGCATCCTGTCACCTTCTTACTTTTCTTACTTTTGACCGCCTTCATAAAGTTAAAGAAAAGGCGAAGAAACACCTCCGCCCCGCTCTTTGTATGCATTATAACCCATGACCAACTATTTTTCAATAACAAACCCACCTTGCCCTTTTCCCAACCGTTTCCTTCCCCGCCATTCCCCCATACGCCAGTCCCGTAGTTTCCGCATTTTGCAGCGGCGGCGGGCATGGGACGGGGGACGGGGAATCGGACAGCAAGGTTTTTGTGACTTTGCAGGCCATTAGAGACTGTTAGCCTCCGGGATTTTCTGTTCTGACAGAGAAAGGGGTTGTCTGAGCGACAGCGAGTTGCCCCTTTCCCTGTCAGGCATTTAAGAAAATCCCGGAGGCTTACAGTCACTTATGGCCGAAACCGGAACAAAAACCTGCTGTCCGATTCCCCGTCCCCCGTCCCACGCCCGCCGCCGCTGCAAAATGCGGAAACGGACCCATTTACACCCTCAGCATCCGGTACCCGATCCCCACATGGGTCTGGATATACTGGGGCGAGGACGGGTCCTTCTCGATCTTTTTGCGCAGTGTCGCCATAAACACCCGCAGCGAAGCCACGTCATTGTCCCAGGAGCTGCCCCACACCTCCCGCGTGATATAGGAGTGGGTCAGGACCTTTCCCACGTTCTTTGCCAGAAGGCACAAAAGCTTGTACTCAAGCGGCGTCAGATGCAGTTCCGTATCCTTTAAGAATACGCAGCAGGACGCGTAATCGATCCGCAGATCTCCATTTTCAAAAACAGAGCTGTCGCCCGCCCCATCGGCCGCCATATAGCTGAGCCTGCGGAACGTCACCCGCAGCCTTGCCAGCAGCTCCTCCACCGAAAACGGCTTCGTCAGATAATCATCCGCCCCCGCATCCAACGCCTCGATCTTGTCAGTCTCCTCACTGCGGGCGCTGATGACGATGATCGGCATTTTCGACCAGGTGCGCACCTTCCTTATGACCTCCACACCATCCATATCCGGCAGGCCCAGGTCTAAGAGCATCACATCCGGGTTGTGGGATACGGCCTCCAGGATCGCATTCTCACCATTGCCGGCAGTGCGGTATTTATAATTATGGGTTTCCAGGGTTGTTGCTATCAGGTTGCAGATGGCGGCATCGTCCTCCACAACCAGTACCATTGATTTATTCACGTAAGGTTACCTCCTCCTCCGGCAGCGTAAACCGGAATAATGCCCCTTTGGGCTGATTATCCAATACTTTGATCCCGCCTCCATGGGCCGTGATGATCGTGCGGCACAGAGACAGGCCCAGTCCTAAGCTCCGGCGGCTGTCCACCACACCGGTCTCCACCACGTAGAACCGGTCGAAGATCCGCTCCTTTGCCTCATCCGGGATCCCATTCCCATTGTCCGCTATATCCACCACCACTTTTCCGTCCTGACGGAATGCGGATAACCGGATCTCTGAACCGGGCGGCGTGTACTTTATGGCATTGTCCACGATATTGACGATCACCTGCATGATCAGCTTGGCGTCGATCTTCACCAGCAGGAAATCCTCCGAAGGCTGCACCGTGATCTTGTGCTCTTCCTTCTTCCGGTTCACATGCTGGAGCGCCTCTGTGATCACCTCGTCGATCAGCTCCGTGGAGAGATGGAGCTGCATGGTGCCGTCCTCGATCCTGGTGACGGACAGCAGGTTTTCCACCAGGTTGATCAGCCACAGGGAGTCATCGTAAATGTTCTCATAGAGCTGCCTTCTGCTGGCCCCGTCCATATCATCCGCATTTGCCAGCAGGATGCCAGCATTGCCCGTGATCGTGGTCAGCGGCGTCCGCAGGTCGTGGGAAATGGAACGGAGCAGATTGGCACGAAGCTGCTCATTTTTCGCTAACAGGGCGCTCTCCTCCCTGGCCCGCAGCGCCTCCTCTTTCTCCAGCGCCAGGGCGCATTCACCCAGGATCGAGAGCGTAATACTGTATTCAAACGATTCCAGCTCTTCCGCTGCTCCCGGCACCGGGATCGCAACCACGCCATACACTTTATCACCTGACCGGATCGCAAGATGCAGACAAGAGGCGTCGCTCATTTTATCGGTGGTGGCTCCTGCATTTTCCTTGTTCTGGTATACCCACAGGGCTGCCGCCCGTTCGCTCTCGCTGGTATACTCCGCCTTCTGGAGCATCTTTTTTTCCAGGGACTCTTCCCCCTCCTTAAGCTTTGCCGGGAACCAGAACGCTTCCGAAAGTCCCCCCTCCTCCACAAGATATATCACGATATCCCGTTTTAAAAGCTTCACCAGCTGTCCTGCAACTACCGATACCATCTCGCGCCGGTCGCTCTTCTGCTGGATCATCTGGTTCGTCTCCAAAAGGATCTGAGTCCTAAACGCCGCTTCGGACGAAGCCTTCATCTGCTGTTTCATCTGAACCGCCAGGGTACTGGTAATAAACGCTGTCAGAAACATAGTCAGGAAGGTGACTGGATAGTCATCGCTGTATGCTTTCAGGGTAAAATAAGGCACTGTAAAAAAATAGTTGAAGGCCAGCACGCTGACCACGGATGAGATCAGGCTGTAGATCTTTTTAGAGGTGACGACTGCAGTCAGCAGTACGCCGATAATATATGCCATGACCATATTGGAATCCGACATATCCATATGCCGGAATACCATACCTACCCCGGTTGCCGCTGCCAAGAGCAGCAGGCTCTTTACAATGTCTGCCACCAGTGTCATCCGCTCGCTCCTATGAAACCGGGCTGTCCTCCCACCTCTTTCCATATCGCTGCCCTCTCCCTCTGTTCTCCTGATCTAAACTGTATTTTCTTCCCCAATCCCTGCTGTTTTCCTAGATTATAACATATTTATTTTCTTCTATGTGAACAGGCCCTGCGTTTAGGCATTAAGATTATAT
Encoded here:
- a CDS encoding DUF3881 family protein, yielding MRSIGFSTYQKKREIEKLLAELEQTGTRRRIQIDTDTNLCEVRAEVAPGMGLVMMGETDEHGVFKREYYYPYLAGSDVSSTADCSIQRHTEKETYAGLLDEYRVGISLIFYLENGFEYRERKLDRMSRKVESVNLTGLAMEGKILLPLHKTRKQIEMARVATKDRNSLLEAAKNGDEDAMETLTIEDIDMYSQISRRVMKEDIYSIVDSCFMPCGIECDQYSVIGEITRIDVKQNRVTGEEVYDLTLDCNDMVFHVGVAKRDLVGEPRVGRRFKGQIWMQGAARFVEQ
- a CDS encoding response regulator transcription factor translates to MNKSMVLVVEDDAAICNLIATTLETHNYKYRTAGNGENAILEAVSHNPDVMLLDLGLPDMDGVEVIRKVRTWSKMPIIVISARSEETDKIEALDAGADDYLTKPFSVEELLARLRVTFRRLSYMAADGAGDSSVFENGDLRIDYASCCVFLKDTELHLTPLEYKLLCLLAKNVGKVLTHSYITREVWGSSWDNDVASLRVFMATLRKKIEKDPSSPQYIQTHVGIGYRMLRV
- a CDS encoding DUF4118 domain-containing protein, with translation MERGGRTARFHRSERMTLVADIVKSLLLLAAATGVGMVFRHMDMSDSNMVMAYIIGVLLTAVVTSKKIYSLISSVVSVLAFNYFFTVPYFTLKAYSDDYPVTFLTMFLTAFITSTLAVQMKQQMKASSEAAFRTQILLETNQMIQQKSDRREMVSVVAGQLVKLLKRDIVIYLVEEGGLSEAFWFPAKLKEGEESLEKKMLQKAEYTSESERAAALWVYQNKENAGATTDKMSDASCLHLAIRSGDKVYGVVAIPVPGAAEELESFEYSITLSILGECALALEKEEALRAREESALLAKNEQLRANLLRSISHDLRTPLTTITGNAGILLANADDMDGASRRQLYENIYDDSLWLINLVENLLSVTRIEDGTMQLHLSTELIDEVITEALQHVNRKKEEHKITVQPSEDFLLVKIDAKLIMQVIVNIVDNAIKYTPPGSEIRLSAFRQDGKVVVDIADNGNGIPDEAKERIFDRFYVVETGVVDSRRSLGLGLSLCRTIITAHGGGIKVLDNQPKGALFRFTLPEEEVTLRE